A single Nerophis ophidion isolate RoL-2023_Sa linkage group LG26, RoL_Noph_v1.0, whole genome shotgun sequence DNA region contains:
- the LOC133543310 gene encoding artemin isoform X2, which translates to MLWLVAALLALVEDALSEEDVPEGNLDLQGVLVLGQPSWPPQDEVDPLWPESLEEWTLLQEEDAPHQSRWRRFPHNADLSSTSRRKRKRTKSSPDCRLEKRQMRVRDLGLGFDSDEIVLFKYCVGSCHGARGNYDLALKALVAQGSVSGRKVSSQPCCRPSRYETVSFMDAHTMWQTIRWLSAADCSCVG; encoded by the exons ATGCTGTGGCTGGTGGCGGCGCTGCTGGCGCTGGTGGAGGACGCCTTGTCCGAGGAGGACGTTCCAGAGGGCAACCTGGACTTGCAAGGTGTCCTGGTCCTGGGGCAGCCCTCCTGGCCTCCTCAAGATGAAGTGGACCCTCTCTGGCCGGAATCCTTAG AAGAATGGACGCTGCTGCAGGAAGAGGACGCCCCGCATCAGAGCAGGTGGCGGCGTTTCCCTCACAACGCGGACCTGAGCTCGACTTCCCGGCGGAAGCGCAAGAGGACCAAGAGCAGCCCGGACTGCCGGCTGGAGAAGAGGCAAATGCGAGTGCGCGACCTCGGCCTGGGCTTCGACTCGGACGAGATCGTGCTCTTCAAGTACTGCGTGGGCTCCTGCCACGGCGCCCGCGGGAACTACGACCTGGCGCTGAAGGCCCTGGTGGCCCAGGGGAGCGTCTCCGGGCGCAAGGTCAGCAGCCAGCCCTGCTGCCGGCCCAGCCGCTACGAGACCGTGTCCTTCATGGACGCCCACACCATGTGGCAGACCATCAGGTGGCTCTCCGCGGCCGACTGCAGCTGCGTGGGCTGA